In one Penaeus monodon isolate SGIC_2016 chromosome 20, NSTDA_Pmon_1, whole genome shotgun sequence genomic region, the following are encoded:
- the LOC119585572 gene encoding fidgetin-like protein 1, translated as MDDQKKGINNYAKPILTLVGKSKNDSKNWKCNLKPEDIIDKYLRPLPDSSQNLKSECKKLAKILNKSQERKPLQNEKIYNVPSVSALSESVTCDDTVGLSFNLMDDDMLESQESDAGYNIKQSEQFDEGSFGTSGSGSNFSRHQLNKNSIQSRVSQSAGPFRSEGNIFDNGIATQRHREKAGTYPWNRGNLPGVSSAGRGRSAGMEKENMENRFGNDQFNIVNGNLERSRQDGQRGSYGGGSSGNVFTSYSQPQQQQRGGSRGGFRGRGGGGRYPWSRGAEKQTDDSPNTDDVSCFKTASHQLLLDQMKKSGRGVVSEAAYGSVKRSLGVRRAVNNKFTPPIRREDEDNNFGSGEIMRRCLPQGSSGKGGEVRAGTEESPYAELLTDERLKNIEPKMVELIMNEIMDNGPPVSWDDIAGLELAKTTIQEIVVWPMLRPDIFTGLRGPPKGILLFGPPGTGKTMIGKCIASQSGSTFFSISASSLTSKWVGEGEKMVRAMFAVARCHQPAVIFIDEIDSLLTQRSDTEHESSRRIKTEFLVQLDGATSGSDERLLVVGATNRPQELDEAARRRLVKRLYIPLPEAKARQQIIVNLMASQGHSLTEEDIRRICQSTDGYSGADMANLCREAALGPIRSISFSDIKHISVDQVRPIAMDDFMSALCSIRASVSDKDLQMYEDWNKTYGISAR; from the exons ATGGATGATCAGAAGAAAGGCATCAATAATTATGCCAAGCCAATTCTTACCTTGGTTGGAAAGAGTAAGAATG ACAGCAAGAATTGGAAATGTAATCTGAAACCAGAGGATATAATAGACAAATATCTAAGACCACTTCCTGACTCCTCACAAAACTTGAAGAGTGAGTGCAAGAAGTTAGCCAAGATCTTGAACAAGAGTCAGGAAAGGAAACCACTACAGAATGAGAAGATTTACAATGTGCCAAGTGTTTCAGCATTGTCTGAGAGTGTCACCTGTGATGACACTGTTGGGTTATCTTTTAATCTGATGGATGATGATATGCTGGAGAGTCAGGAAAGTGATGCTGGATACAATATAAAGCAG TCAGAACAATTTGATGAGGGAAGTTTTGGAACAAGTGGCTCCGGAAGCAATTTCAGCAGGCACCAGTTGAACAAAAACAGTATCCAATCCAGAGTGAGCCAGTCAGCag GGCCATTCAGAAGTGAAGGTAATATATTTGACAACGGAATTGCTACCCAGAGACATAGGGAGAAAGCTGGTACATATCCCTGGAACAGAGGAAACTTGCCTGGTGTGAGCAGTGCTGGAAGAGGTAGATCAGccggaatggaaaaggaaaatatggagAACAGATTTGGTAATGATCAATTTAACATTGTCAATGGTAATTTGGAAAGAAGTAGACAGGATGGACAGAGAGGAAGTTATGGAGGTGGATCCTCTGGGAATGTGTTTACCTCCTACTCCCAGCCACAACAGCAGCAGCGTGGTGGCTCGAGAGGGGGTTtcagaggcagaggaggag GTGGGAGATATCCTTGGAGTAGAGGTGCAGAAAAACAGACTGATGATTCTCCTAACACAGATGATGTGTCTTGCTTTAAGACTGCTTCACATCAGCTT TTGCTGGACCAGATGAAAAAATCAGGCAGAGGTGTAGTTAGTGAAGCTGCATATGGGTCTGTTAAGAGATCCCTAGGCGTCAGAAGGGCTGTCAACAACAAATTCACACCTCCCATtcgaagagaagatgaagacaa CAACTTCGGTAGTGGGGAGATCATGCGAAGGTGCTTACCACAAGGATCttcagggaaaggaggagaggttcGAGCTGGAACTGAAGAAAGCCCTTATGCTGAACTTTTAACTGATGAAAGATTAAAG AACATTGAGCCGAAAATGGTTGAGctgataatgaatgaaattatGGATAATGGACCCCCAGTGTCATGGGACGACATAGCTGGGCTGGAGCTAGCAAAGACCACAATTCAG GAAATAGTGGTGTGGCCCATGTTGCGTCCTGATATTTTTACGGGACTGAGAGGCCCTCCCAAAGGAATCTTGCTCTTTGGCCCTCCAGGTACAGGCAAGACCATGATAG GCAAATGCATAGCCAGCCAGAGCGGGTCCACCTTCTTCAGCATCAGTGCCTCCTCCCTCACGTCGaagtgggtgggtgagggtgagaagATGGTGCGTGCAATGTTCGCTGTTGCAAG GTGCCATCAGCCTGCGGTCATCTTCATTGACGAGATCGACTCGCTCCTGACGCAGCGGTCGGACACGGAGCATGAGAGCTCGCGCCGTATCAAAACTGAATTCCTCGTACAACTA GATGGAGCCACTTCAGGCAGCGATGAAAGACTGCTGGTCGTGGGGGCGACGAATCGACCACAGGAACTGGACGAAGCTGCTCGGAGGAGACTCGTCAAGAGGCTGTACATTCCTCTGCCGGAAGCAAAG GCCCGGCAACAAATCATTGTGAACCTGATGGCGAGCCAAGGGCACAGCCTGACGGAGGAGGACATCCGCCGCATTTGCCAGAGCACCGACGGCTACTCAGGGGCCGACATGGCCAACCTGTGTCGCGAGGCTGCCCTGGGCCCCATCCGCTCCATCAGCTTCTCGGACATAAAACACATCTCGGTGGATCAG GTGCGGCCCATCGCCATGGATGACTTCATGAGCGCCCTCTGCAGCATCCGGGCGAGCGTCTCGGACAAAGACCTACAGATGTACGAGGACTGGAATAAGACGTACGGCATATCGGCCAGGTAG